The proteins below come from a single Candidozyma auris chromosome 3, complete sequence genomic window:
- a CDS encoding poly(A)-specific ribonuclease yields the protein MDGWTEVTRIPVTSRSSRSGETGQLTSLLFDHTCNLLWCADSGGYASSFTSMSPDNAGFGIQPPVSLYSYTRFRASPRGDPILQQLNHKKGIFALSKNSITFNTRRGINEACLTQSQLKSDHDKQAFSGLTCLTSAYSTSTDIIVGGTHSLFKIDMNKPSAIQYFSHDKELRFINHSSKLLALGNNSGSVDLFDPNSNEVIKSFSGHSGLLSDLDVKGNYVATCGLSSRPRRYGASGSANYVVDPLVNIYDLRMMRVVSPIPFPAGAKFAKFYPKIPNIVVIASSAGQIQFVDMYDQSQVHLYQADLTSPSPANSVSGMNSSYLSNLDVSDNGEFLAFTDGHNTLSLWGINSNGPGNFVSYPISLDLPEVTSQPSSVNAVGLDEPYPLNSVGLPYYKEYLASYIPAERIFTKETSKTPVKIDQELLELSERNPGKFLPYDPRKYGPRNVVTDDEGDHLKAPTKDKFNNTKQNLVPKFISERSATASPISFNRETETGSPNPGSTASFHEGHRNNDKNAQTTKISAFHDENDSETIFQYKASYTNQVPSCYSRLEIQYSKFGVDDFDFEYYNRSGGSFCGLENHLDNSYANSLIQIYRFSPIFYSVVTGSLLEEWLPNSSEVIIDQHNPQGSSVLNELGYLFDMMHKAGGKNVSINNFSQILSESPVAKAHGLIIKDEGVSLNAFQLQTLIITFNKFLVESVINDYAKQFNLFLQDMTSMHYELNIYTTNGEFIEMQQGSQATLDLMTPPASTLNRTGGGIGQNTYVPPQAVLTKRNYTLLTYLEYSLNQNKILPASNTNPFPLEIRQTLTKLGPVLSINIPFTAQEYELLRHYKKWLVPEFYATIGNNKKVSFKPVVTQLHQQADKYELLGYSCQINHDATSAPGKHNMVSFIKIRSPASGKDQWFLFNDFLVMTVPEDEVFNLSYSWKKPVVLVYHNAENPHNQNFSYFEIEFFRSIERLNDSILYRDHFATGVREGIKREYELLTRREAPQIGSLIAIDAEFVSLKPEVAEARLTTKKRIIRPSVLSLARISALRGEGEKYGVPFIDDYIVHTKPIFDNLTEFSGIEEGDLDPHTSTKTLVTLQTAYRKLWLLLNLGCTFVGHGLKSDFRCINLQVPKSQIRDTAELYYLPDIKRKLSLKFLAYMVLNESVQKANHDSIEDARTALLLYKKYLELESADEFEISLRRVYNKGYNLRFKVPEQEEY from the exons ATGGACGGTTGGACTGAG GTAACTCGAATCCCCGTTACGAGCCGACTGAGCCGTTCGGGTGAAACCGGCCAATTGACCTCGCTACTATTCGACCACACTTGCAATCTTCTATGGTGTGCAGACTCCGGCGGGTACGCCTCGTCGTTCACCTCGATGCTGCCAGATAATGCCGGATTCGGGATTCAGCCTCCCGTCTCTTTGTACAGCTACACAAGATTCAGAGCTTCTCCTAGAGGGGATCCAATCTTGCAGCAATTGAACCACAAGAAGGGCATCTTCGCCTTGTCCAAAAACTCCATCACTTTTAACACGAGGCGAGGCATCAATGAAGCTTGCCTAACACAGCTGCAGCTAAAAAGTGACCATGACAAACAAGCCTTTTCCGGTTTGACGTGCTTGACGCTGGCGTACTCCACTTCGACGGATATCATTGTGGGCGGCACTCACTCCTTGTTTAAAATAGACATGAACAAGCCGTCTGCTATTCAGTACTTCAGTCACGACAAAGAATTGCGCTTCATCAACCACCTGTCGAAATTGCTAGCGTTAGGAAACAATTCAGGCTCGGTGGACCTTTTTGACCCGAATTCCAATGAGGTgatcaaaagcttctcagGTCACAGCGGTCTTCTTTCAGACCTTGATGTTAAAGGCAACTATGTAGCTACATGCGGGCTCTCCTCTCGGCCTAGAAGATATGGCGCTTCGGGCTCCGCGAATTACGTCGTGGACCCTTTAGTAAATATCTATGACTTGAGAATGATGCGTGTGGTTTCACCCATCCCATTCCCCGCGGGCGCAAAGTTTGCCAAATTCTACCCAAAAATACCGAATATCGTCGTGATTGCATCGTCAGCTGGCCAGATCCAGTTTGTCGATATGTACGATCAGCTGCAAGTTCACTTATACCAAGCAGACCTTACATCGCCATCTCCAGCAAATTCTGTGTCAGGGATGAACTCTCTGTACTTGCTGAATCTCGATGTGAGCGATAATGGAGAGTTTCTTGCCTTTACAGACGGTCATAATACTTTGAGCCTATGGGGTATCAATTCCAATGGTCCTGGAAACTTTGTTAGCTATCCTATCTCACTTGATCTACCTGAGGTCACGTCGCAGCCATCATCAGTGAACGCAGTGGGATTAGATGAGCCCTACCCGCTCAATCTGGTTGGTTTGCCGTACTATAAAGAGTACCTTGCGTCGTACATTCCAGCTGAAAGGATCTTTACAAAAGAGACACTGAAAACTCCCGTAAAAATTGACCAAGAACTCCTAGAGCTCAGTGAGCGGAATCCTGGAAAGTTTTTGCCTTATGATCCAAGAAAATACGGTCCTCGTAATGTTGTAACTGATGATGAGGGCGATCATTTGAAAGCTCCAACGAAGGACAAATTCAATAATACCAAGCAGAATCTCGTTCCGAAGTTTATCAGTGAGCGAAGTGCTACGGCATCGCCGATTTCTTTCAATAGAGAAACAGAGACGGGATCACCTAATCCTGGAAGTACCGCTTCATTTCATGAAGGGCACAGAAATAATGACAAAAACGCTCAAACCACAAAGATTTCGGCATTTCACGATGAGAATGACTCCGAGACTATCTTTCAATATAAAGCATCGTACACTAATCAGGTGCCTTCGTGCTACAGCCGGCTAGAGATTCAGTACTCGAAGTTTGGAGTGGACGACTTCGATTTCGAGTATTACAACAGATCTGGGGGCTCTTTTTGTGGTCTTGAAAACCATTTGGACAACTCGTATGCCAACTCACTTATTCAAATCTACAGATTCCTGCCCATATTTTACAGCGTTGTTACTGGCAGTCTTCTTGAGGAGTGGCTACCTAATTCTTCGGAAGTTATCATAGACCAGCACAACCCTCAAGGCTCATCCGTGTTGAATGAACTAGGATACTTGTTTGATATGATGCATAAAGCCGGTGGAAAGAATGTCAGCATAAATAATTTCTCCCAAATTTTAAGCGAGAGTCCGGTTGCCAAGGCACACGGGCTAATTATCAAGGATGAAGGCGTTTCTTTAAATGCTTTTCAGCTCCAGACATTGATAATCactttcaacaaattcTTAGTCGAGTCAGTGATAAACGACTACGCCAAGCAGTTCAACCTATTTTTACAAGACATGACATCCATGCACTATGAGCTCAATATCTATACTACCAATGGAGAGTTCATAGAAATGCAGCAAGGTTCACAGGCAACTTTGGACTTGATGACACCTCCTGCAAGCACATTGAACAGAACCGGAGGAGGAATAGGACAAAACACATACGTGCCACCTCAAGCAGTGCTTACCAAACGAAACTACACTCTATTGACATACCTCGAGTACTCCTTGAATCAAAACAAGATCTTACCGGCTTCCAATACGAATCCTTTCCCACTTGAGATAAGGCAAACCCTAACGAAGTTGGGACCAGTCCTTCTGATCAATATTCCCTTCACAGCTCAGGAGTACGAGCTTTTGAGACACTACAAGAAATGGCTCGTCCCTGAGTTTTACGCGACAATAGGCAATAATAAAAAAGTCAGTTTCAAGCCAGTGGTCACtcaactccatcaacagGCAGACAAGTACGAGCTTCTCGGTTATTCATGCCAAATCAACCATGATGCCACCAGCGCCCCCGGAAAGCACAACATGgtctccttcatcaagatccGGTCACCAGCCTCTGGTAAAGACCAATGGTTTTTATTTAATgacttcttggtgatgacagttcctgaagatgaagttttTAACCTCTCTTACAGCTGGAAAAAGCCGGTTGTATTGGTGTATCATAATGCGGAGAACCCACACAATCAAAACTTTTCTTACTTTGAGATTGAATTTTTCCGTTCAATAGAACGACTTAATGACTCGATCTTATATCGAGACCACTTTGCCACCGGTGTAAGAGAAGGAATCAAGAGAGAGTATGAGCTTCTCACCAGACGAGAAGCGCCACAAATAGGGAGCCTCATTGCCATCGACGCCGAGTTTGTCTCATTGAAGCCAGAGGTTGCAGAAGCGAGGTTGAccacaaagaagaggatTATTAGGCCAAGTGTGCTCTCATTAGCCCGAATATCTGCCTTGAGAGGTGAAGGCGAAAAGTACGGCGTGCCCTTCATTGATGACTATATTGTGCATACGAAGCCCATTTTCGATAATCTTACGGAATTTTCTGGTATCGAAGAAGGCGATCTCGACCCGCACACCTCCACCAAAACTCTTGTTACTCTTCAAACAGCTTACCGCAAACTCTGGCTTTTATTGAACTTGGGGTGCACCTTTGTAGGTCACGGTCTTAAGAGTGATTTCAGATGCATCAACTTGCAAGTGCCCAAGAGTCAGATTCGTGATACTGCTGAGCTCTACTACCTACCGGATATaaagagaaagttgagTCTCAAATTTTTAGCATACATGGTACTCAATGAATCTGTACAAAAGGCTAATCACGACTCGATTGAGGATGCCAGAACTGCCCTACTTTTATACAAAAAATATCTTGAGCTCGAATCTGCAGACGAGTTTGAGATCAGCTTGCGGCGCGTTTACAACAAAGGGTACAATCTACGGTTCAAAGTTCCCGAGCAAGAAGAGTACtag